CGGCTGATCCGGAAAGGGTGGGAGAAGGAACCGGTGGAACAGATAATTGGGGAATTGAAGGAGAAAAGATATCTTGAAGATAGGGAGTTCGCCACTATCTTTGCGCGGGATAGAGTAAAGAACAAGTGTTTGGGATCTCTGGCGCTCAAGAGCGAACTGTTCAAGAAGGGGGTGAGCAAGGAGATTATCGCGGAGGCAGTGGCGGAGATTTATGAAGCACACCCTCCCGGGACACTCATCGAACGGTTGCTTCGGAAAAGAAAGATATCGAAGGAGACACCGATCTCAGCAAAGGAGAAACAGCGGCTGGTGGCCATGCTGCGGCGCAAGGGATTTACGTGGGATCAGATGGAGCCGTTTATAAGAGAGCTGAAGGTGGGAGAAGGGAGATGAAGAATCTTACTTCAAGAGGAACATTTTGCGTACCCTCACAAAGCCAGATGTGGTTCCCTCTTGCATCCCGACCGTACCCCTGTCACTTCAACAGCACCATCTTCATCGTCTTAGAATAACTGCCCACTTTGATCCTGTAGATATACAGACCCCCGCTTAATAGTCTACCCAGATCATCGGTAG
The sequence above is a segment of the Candidatus Neomarinimicrobiota bacterium genome. Coding sequences within it:
- a CDS encoding RecX family transcriptional regulator, with amino-acid sequence MAKKNEVTDIRVNVKRPDRRSIFINGEFAFSLSEGVFIEKGIHVGDSLSDGELESIVDSEELQKMREAAANLLSYRPRSVKEMSDRLIRKGWEKEPVEQIIGELKEKRYLEDREFATIFARDRVKNKCLGSLALKSELFKKGVSKEIIAEAVAEIYEAHPPGTLIERLLRKRKISKETPISAKEKQRLVAMLRRKGFTWDQMEPFIRELKVGEGR